In Coccidioides posadasii str. Silveira chromosome 4, complete sequence, one genomic interval encodes:
- a CDS encoding uncharacterized protein (EggNog:ENOG410PQSE~COG:S~BUSCO:8944at33183) has protein sequence MGRTVDQEVHAAFVEFRAKEDDKCLSVQCIYCQQIRAKNTSRQKQHLLECPALRGQHNPHAQPPPTNGVTAPNGYGAPPNGPPGAPGAGAMQAPMQTIPGRPSLPSQAPTAASSSTAPPQARAHSTPKAQKARQSTSNLPAPPLDDVHAAFVEFRAKEEDKCLSVQCIYCQQVRAKNTSRQRQHLLECPTYLNVMKDSIPANNLQHTFPEGDIARSLQLPAPALELDFRMSLKLNPTLSVGPGVWGQRDWITFVGGQWAGRWAKGIVLPGGQDSQVTVKELATSIRSTFLLQTADEPPAYIAVKTNGWLTGAKEVLEKLQDPTVADTINPSTYKYRVNISMETGDERYSFVNTVMWVGSGCRRGAEVIFDAFRIT, from the exons ATGGGTCGTACCGTCGACCAAGAAGTGCACGCGGCTTTCGTGGAATTTCGTGCCAAGGAAGACGATAAG TGTCTTTCGGTGCAATGTATCTATTGTCAGCAGATCCGGGCGAAGAACACCAGCCGGCAAAAGCAGCATCTGCTCGAGTGCCCTGCCCTCCGCGGGCAACACAACCCCCATGCTCAACCTCCCCCAACTAACGGGGTCACTGCTCCCAATGGCTATGGCGCTCCTCCAAACGGACCTCCGGGAGCTCCAGGTGCTGG TGCTATGCAGGCGCCCATGCAAACCATCCCCGGTCGACCCTCTCTTCCCTCCCAGGCTCCCACCGCCGCATCGTCGTCGACAGCGCCTCCGCAGGCCCGTGCCCATAGCACTCCAAAGGCCCAGAAAGCACGTCAAAGCACTTCGAATCTTCCTGCCCCGCCGCTCGACGATGTTCACGCTGCCTTTGTTGAGTTCCGTGCGAAGGAAGAAGACAAG TGTCTGTCGGTCCAGTGCATCTACTGCCAGCAGGTTCGCGCAAAAAATACGAGCAGACAGCGCCAGCATCTTCTCGAATGCCCAACCTACTTGAATGTGATGAAGGACTCAATCCCTGCGAACAACCTGCAGCACACCTTCCCCGAAGGTGATATCGCGCGTTCTCTTCAGCTCCCGGCTCCAGCCTTGGAGCTTGATTTCCGTATGAGCCTGAAACTTAATCCTACCTTATCTGTGGGCCCAGGTGTCTGGGGCCAGCGAGACTGGATCACCTTTGTTGGTGGACAGTGGGCTGGCAGATGGGCCAAAGGCATTGTTTTG CCCGGTGGCCAAGACTCCCAAGTGACGGTCAAGGAGCTTGCCACAAGTATCAGATCAACCTTCCTTTTGCAAACTGCAGATGAACCCCCCGCATATATTGCTGTTAAAACAAATGGCTGGTTAACTGGGGCGAAGGAGGTACTTGAAAAGCTCCAGGACCCCACAGTAGCAGATACCATTAACCCCAGCACCTACAAATACCGTGTCAACATTTCCATGGAAACGGGAGATGAGCGCTACTCGTTCGTGAATACTGTGATGTGGGTGGGAAGTGGATGCCGTCGTGGCGCTGAAG TAATCTTCGATGCTTTCCGTATTACCTAA
- a CDS encoding uncharacterized protein (EggNog:ENOG410PFSC~COG:E~BUSCO:5118at33183) has protein sequence MPQEGVTALASTGTKMTMDTDLRTVTLDNLEAVLACDTQVKLAGIDADGILRGKLVSKKKFLSIAKDGFGFCSVIFGWDMHDQTYFKELAISNKENGYRDMNAIPDLKSFRRIPWENNVPFFLVNFFDPETHAPISACPRGLLRSATAAMEKLGYKAMAGAEYEFYQFRAPSYGNGTERNSSGTARFLKTNPVADLPPLTEGMFGYSLTRPVHNQEYYYRIFDTCQAFKCDIESWHTESGPGVFEAALEFGEIKEIADRAGLFKYVVKSLGSKYGITPVFMAKPVHGLPGNSGHMHVSIVSNDGKNLFFREQPDPSPPYPDVANLSDLGRHFLAGVLAGLPDIMPLLAPTINSYKRLVENFWAPVTVSWGLEHRAASIRLITPPTCSPKGSRLEIRVPGADVNAHYVLAAIVALGWRGVEKKLEIPVPPLARGENVGNESDKGERLAKSLKEAIAKFMAKDSVAREVFGDEFVDHFGGTREHEVRLWEEAVTDWEVKRYIETV, from the exons ATGCCTCAAGAAGGAGTAACAGCTCTTGCCAGCACCGGTACCAAGATGACTATGGATACAGATCTCAGAACAGTCACTCTTGACAACCTAGAAGCGGTGCTGGCGTGCGATACACAGGTGAAGCTCGCCGGAATCGACGCCGACGGCATTCTACGGGGAAAGTTAGTCTCCAAGAAGAAGTTCCTCTCGATCGCCAAAGATGGGTTCGGGTTCTGCTCTGTAATCTTTGGGTGGGATATGCACGATCAAACATACTTTAAGGAACTGGCTATTAGCAATAAAGAGAATGGTTACCGAGATATGAACGCTATTCCAGATTTGAAGAGCTTCAGGCGAATACCGTGGGAGAACAATGTACCATTTTTCCTTGTCAATTTTTTTGATCCAGAAACGCACGCTCCGATCTCAGCGTGTCCCCGCGGGCTCTTGAGAAGCGCGACGGCAGCGATGGAAAAACTAGGATATAAGGCTATGGCAGGAG CGGAATATGAATTTTACCAATTTCGCGCGCCGTCATACGGGAATGGAACAGAACGAAATTCGTCAGGCACCGCCCGGTTCCTGAAGACAAACCCGGTCGCCGATCTGCCACCGTTAACGGAAGGAATGTTTGGGTATAGCTTAACAAGGCCGGTCCATAATCAAGAGTATTATTATAGAATATTCGACACGTGTCAGGCTTTCAAATGCGATATTGAAAGTTGGCATACTGAGAGTGGTCCTGGAGTCTTCGAAGCG GCCTTGGAGTTCGGGGAAATCAAAGAAATAGCAGACAGAGCGGGATTGTTTAA ATACGTCGTCAAATCTCTCGGCAGTAAATATGGCATCACGCCTGTTTTCATGGCTAAGCCTGTTCATGGCCTCCCCGGAAACAGCGGTCATATGCATGTCTCGATCGTTTCAAACGATGGcaaaaatcttttcttccGCGAACAGCCAGATCCATCGCCGCCATACCCAGATGTTGCAAATCTTTCCGATCTCGGGAGACACTTCCTAGCGGGTGTCCTCGCCGGACTGCCAGATATCATGCCTCTCCTCGCCCCGACGATAAATTCCTACAAAAGGCTTGTGGAGAACTTCTGGGCGCCCGTGACCGTTTCATGGGGATTGGAACACCGTGCGGCATCCATTAGATTGATCACACCCCCTACGTGCAGTCCCAAGGGGTCACGACTTGAGATTCGCGTTCCCGGTGCCGATGTGAATGCGCACTATGTTCTGGCAGCTATCGTTGCTCTCGGATGGAGGGGTGTGGAGAAGAAGCTAGAAATACCTGTTCCACCGCTGGCACGAGGTGAAAATGTTGGTAATGAGAGTGACAAGGGAGAGCGGCTGGCCAAGTCCCTGAAAGAAGCTATTGCAAAGTTCATGGCAAAGGACAGTGTTGCCAGGGAAGTTTTTGGGGATGAGTTTGTTGACCATTTTGGTGGAACGCGAGAGCATGAGGTAAGACTTTGGGAGGAAGCGGTCACTGACTG GGAGGTGAAACGGTACATCGAAACCGTATAG
- a CDS encoding uncharacterized protein (EggNog:ENOG410PHDQ~COG:Q~BUSCO:11300at33183) yields the protein MTAPRGRLHGKNAIVTGAAGGIGLETSILFAREGASVLMADISEPALEKAIAKVRVAVPNAPRLETVKCDVSKESDVQAMVDRLDSWGGLDVIFNNAGIMHADDADAVDTPEKIWDLTHNINVKGVWYGCKHAVLSLRRNKKTKGSIINTASVVALVGSATPQLAYTASKGAVLAMTRELAIVHAREGFRFNALCPAPLNTPLLQDWLGDDAHKRMRREIHFPTGRFGEAVEQAQAVLFLASDESSFVNGSDFVVDGGMTKAYVTPEGPPTEAPKSLAS from the exons ATGACAGCCCCAAGAGGACGTCTCCATGGCAAGAATGCCATCGTTACCGGTGCTGCAGG TGGCATCGGCCTTGAAACCAGCATTTTATTTGCCCGCGAAGGCGCCTCTGTCTTGATGGCTGATATCTCCGAGCCGGCTTTGGAAAAGGCCATCGCCAAAGTCAGAGTAGCGGTCCCCAACGCTCCTAGGTTAGAGACGGTGAAGTGTGACGTATCCAAGGAGTCGGACGTCCAGGCGATGGTTGACAGGCTAGACTCATGGGGAGGGTTGGATGTCATTTTCAACAATGCTGGTATCATGCATGCTGACGATGCCGACGCTGTCGATACACCAGAGAAGATCTGGGACCTAACACATAACATCAACGTGAAGGGTGTGTGGTATGGATGCAAGCATGCCGTTCTCAGCCTGAGAAGGAATAAAAAGACGAAAGGCAGCATTATCAACACTGCGAGTGTTGTTGCCTTAGTGGGAAGTGCAACTCCTCAGCTAGCGTATACTGCAAGTAAAGGCGCTGTTTTGGCTATGACGAGGGAGTTGGCTATCGTCCATGCCCGGGAGGGATTCAGATTCAATGCGCTATGCCCCGCACCTCTGAA CACCCCTCTTCTCCAGGACTGGCTCGGAGATGACGCACACAAGCGTATGAGACGGGAGATCCATTTCCCCACGGGTCGCTTCGGCGAAGCCGTTGAGCAGGCACAAGCCGTGCTGTTCCTTGCCAGTGACGAGAGCAGTTTCGTCAATGGTTCCGATTTTGTGGTCGATGGTGGTATGACGAAG GCCTATGTGACACCAGAGGGGCCCCCAACGGAAGCTCCAAAGAGCCTTGCCTCGTGA